In a genomic window of Micromonospora cremea:
- the rpe gene encoding ribulose-phosphate 3-epimerase, with the protein MTVPPPIVAPSILAADFARLAEEVRAVEDAADWLHVDVMDNHFVPNLTIGLPVVQSLRAVTALPFDVHLMIEDPRRWAPGYADAGAYNVTFHAEACDDPVALAKDLRSAGAKAGLAIDRDTPIEPYLDLLPSFDTLLIMTIKAGFGGQRFLPQLLDKVRAARRHVDAGHLELRIEVDGGIAADTIEQAAAAGADAFVAGTAVYGAADPAEAVRHLRALAERAAPGA; encoded by the coding sequence GTGACCGTACCGCCGCCAATCGTCGCGCCGAGCATCCTGGCCGCCGATTTCGCCCGCCTCGCCGAAGAGGTCCGTGCCGTCGAGGACGCCGCGGACTGGTTGCACGTGGACGTGATGGACAACCACTTCGTGCCGAACCTGACCATCGGACTGCCCGTGGTGCAGAGCCTGCGCGCCGTCACCGCGCTGCCGTTCGACGTGCACCTGATGATCGAGGACCCGCGCCGGTGGGCCCCCGGCTACGCCGACGCCGGGGCGTACAACGTGACCTTCCACGCCGAGGCGTGCGACGACCCCGTGGCGCTCGCCAAGGACCTGCGCTCCGCCGGCGCGAAGGCCGGCCTGGCCATCGACCGGGACACCCCGATCGAGCCGTACCTGGACCTGCTGCCCAGCTTCGACACCCTGCTGATCATGACGATCAAGGCCGGTTTCGGCGGGCAGCGGTTTCTCCCGCAGCTGCTGGACAAGGTCCGCGCCGCCCGCCGGCACGTCGACGCCGGGCACCTGGAGCTGCGCATCGAGGTGGATGGCGGGATCGCCGCCGACACCATCGAGCAGGCGGCCGCCGCGGGCGCCGACGCGTTCGTGGCCGGCACCGCCGTCTACGGTGCCGCCGACCCGGCCGAGGCGGTACGCCACCTGCGGGCGCTGGCGGAACGCGCGGCTCCCGGGGCCTGA
- a CDS encoding response regulator, which translates to MPPTRPRRYATCGRWRNARLPGPEVDPEGDRKDIILVVDDDADIARFVEFNLRLHGFEVIHASDGQEALEVIERQRPDLAVVDLMMPRIDGLELTRRLRANPMTSALPVIMLTAKGMTVDKVHGLSAGADDYLVKPFDTAELVARVSSTLRRNKEFREVSPLTGLPGNSRIRREISDRVRHGVDYAVGYIDIDRFKSVNDRYGFVRGDDFISALARSLHRAVVAVGLPPAFLGHVGGDDFVIVCAPDQVRSLTSRAVVDFEKAADTLYDPTDRERGFVELKDRRGTIRRAALVTLSIGVSLSDAGKRFTDPLEAIAVASEMKTVAKSQPGSYVAVDRRRGVT; encoded by the coding sequence GTGCCGCCGACCCGGCCGAGGCGGTACGCCACCTGCGGGCGCTGGCGGAACGCGCGGCTCCCGGGGCCTGAGGTGGACCCCGAGGGCGACCGCAAGGACATCATCCTCGTCGTGGACGACGACGCGGACATCGCCCGCTTCGTCGAGTTCAACCTGCGGCTGCACGGCTTCGAGGTGATCCACGCCAGCGACGGCCAGGAGGCCCTCGAGGTCATCGAGCGGCAGCGGCCCGACCTGGCCGTGGTCGACCTGATGATGCCCCGGATCGACGGGCTGGAGCTGACCCGGCGGCTGCGCGCCAACCCGATGACCTCCGCCCTGCCGGTGATCATGCTGACGGCCAAGGGGATGACCGTCGACAAGGTGCACGGGCTCAGCGCCGGCGCCGACGACTACCTGGTCAAGCCGTTCGACACCGCCGAGCTGGTGGCCCGGGTCTCCTCGACCCTGCGCCGCAACAAGGAGTTCCGGGAGGTCTCCCCGCTGACCGGGCTGCCCGGCAACAGCCGGATCCGCCGGGAGATCAGCGACCGGGTCCGGCACGGTGTCGACTACGCGGTCGGCTACATCGACATCGACCGGTTCAAGAGCGTCAACGACCGGTACGGCTTCGTCCGCGGCGACGACTTCATCTCCGCGCTGGCCCGCAGCCTGCACCGGGCGGTGGTGGCGGTGGGTCTGCCACCGGCGTTCCTCGGCCACGTCGGCGGCGACGACTTCGTCATCGTCTGCGCCCCGGACCAGGTCCGCTCGCTCACCTCCCGGGCGGTGGTCGACTTCGAGAAGGCGGCCGACACGCTCTACGACCCGACCGACCGGGAGCGCGGCTTCGTCGAGCTGAAGGACCGGCGCGGCACCATCCGCCGGGCCGCCCTGGTCACCCTCTCCATCGGCGTCTCCCTCTCCGACGCCGGCAAACGGTTCACCGACCCGCTCGAGGCCATCGCGGTGGCCTCCGAGATGAAGACGGTCGCCAAGAGCCAGCCCGGGTCGTACGTGGCGGTGGACCGGCGGCGCGGCGTCACGTGA
- the ribD gene encoding bifunctional diaminohydroxyphosphoribosylaminopyrimidine deaminase/5-amino-6-(5-phosphoribosylamino)uracil reductase RibD, whose amino-acid sequence MASVSVDEAMRRAIELAARGLGTTSPNPVVGCVLLDADGTVVGEGFHAYAGGPHAEIVALAQAGERARGGTAVVTLEPCDHTGRTGPCSTALVQAGVGRVVIAVPDPNPVATGGAATLRSAGVRVDLGIRGDEAEAGNVAWLTSMRRGWPYVIWKYAATVDGRSAAADGTSMWITSEAARIDVHALRGTVDAVIVGVGTVLADDPRLTARNLRDGSLAIRQPLRVVVDSSGRTPADARVRDGAARTWIATAAEVGAGPDGRVDLPALLAALHQRGVRAVLLEGGPRLAGAFLAAGLVDKIVGYVAPRLLGAGPTALVDAGVSTIAEAIDLEFVDVTQIGPDLRITALPRKREG is encoded by the coding sequence ATGGCCAGCGTCTCCGTCGATGAGGCGATGCGACGCGCGATCGAGCTGGCGGCGCGCGGGCTGGGAACCACCAGCCCCAACCCAGTGGTCGGCTGCGTGCTGCTCGACGCGGACGGCACGGTCGTCGGCGAGGGCTTCCACGCCTACGCCGGGGGGCCGCACGCCGAGATCGTCGCGCTGGCCCAGGCCGGGGAGCGCGCCCGCGGCGGCACCGCCGTGGTCACCCTGGAACCCTGTGACCACACCGGCCGCACCGGTCCCTGCAGTACCGCGCTGGTCCAGGCCGGCGTGGGCCGGGTGGTCATCGCCGTACCCGACCCGAACCCGGTGGCCACCGGCGGCGCCGCCACGCTGCGCTCCGCCGGGGTCCGGGTGGACCTGGGAATACGCGGCGACGAGGCCGAGGCCGGCAACGTCGCCTGGTTGACCTCGATGCGCCGGGGCTGGCCGTACGTGATCTGGAAGTACGCCGCCACGGTGGATGGCCGGTCCGCGGCGGCGGACGGAACCAGCATGTGGATCACCTCGGAGGCGGCCCGGATCGACGTGCACGCGCTGCGCGGCACGGTCGACGCGGTCATCGTCGGGGTCGGCACCGTGCTCGCCGACGATCCCCGACTGACCGCCCGCAACCTGCGCGACGGCAGCCTGGCCATCCGGCAGCCGCTGCGGGTGGTGGTGGACAGCTCGGGGCGTACCCCGGCCGACGCCCGGGTCCGCGACGGCGCCGCGCGCACGTGGATCGCGACCGCAGCCGAGGTGGGCGCGGGCCCGGACGGCCGGGTCGACCTGCCGGCGCTGCTCGCGGCGCTGCACCAGCGCGGGGTCCGCGCGGTGCTGCTGGAGGGCGGCCCCCGGCTGGCCGGAGCGTTCCTCGCCGCAGGCCTGGTCGACAAGATCGTCGGGTACGTCGCGCCCCGGCTGCTCGGCGCCGGCCCGACCGCCCTGGTCGACGCGGGCGTGAGCACCATCGCCGAGGCCATCGATTTGGAGTTCGTCGACGTTACGCAGATCGGTCCGGATCTCCGGATCACCGCGTTGCCCCGGAAGAGAGAGGGCTGA
- a CDS encoding riboflavin synthase: MFTGIVEELGEVVRVSSTAGDSALVAVRGPLVTSDARHGDSIAVNGVCLTVVEAADGVFTADVMGETLRRSALGALRPGDPVNLERAAALGSRLGGHLVQGHVDGVGEVISREPAEQWETVRFRLPAALARYVVEKGSITIDGVSLTVAEVGADEFSVGLIPTTLKLTTLGAKGVGDPVNLEVDVLAKYVERLLGARLADDAATAAGTGGAV, encoded by the coding sequence ATGTTCACCGGCATTGTCGAGGAGTTGGGCGAGGTCGTCCGGGTGTCGTCGACGGCGGGCGATTCGGCGCTGGTCGCCGTACGCGGCCCGCTGGTCACCTCCGACGCCCGCCATGGCGACTCCATCGCGGTCAACGGCGTCTGCCTGACCGTGGTGGAGGCGGCGGACGGTGTCTTCACCGCGGACGTGATGGGGGAGACGCTGCGCCGCTCCGCGCTGGGCGCGCTGCGCCCCGGCGATCCGGTCAACCTGGAGCGGGCCGCCGCGCTGGGTAGCCGGCTCGGCGGGCACCTGGTGCAGGGCCACGTGGACGGGGTCGGTGAGGTGATCTCCCGCGAGCCGGCCGAGCAGTGGGAGACGGTCCGGTTCCGGCTGCCCGCCGCCCTGGCCCGGTACGTGGTGGAGAAGGGCTCGATCACCATCGACGGCGTCTCGCTGACCGTCGCCGAGGTGGGTGCCGACGAGTTCTCCGTCGGTCTGATCCCGACCACGCTCAAGCTGACCACGCTCGGCGCGAAGGGCGTCGGCGACCCGGTCAACCTGGAGGTGGACGTGCTGGCCAAGTACGTCGAGCGGCTGCTCGGCGCCCGGCTGGCCGACGACGCCGCCACGGCCGCCGGCACAGGCGGGGCCGTCTGA
- the pnuC gene encoding nicotinamide riboside transporter PnuC produces MGPLGWLLDAQVQVAGSPVLVREIVGNVFGLVSALLGLRRVVWAWPVGMIGNALLFTVFLGGVFATPQDHDLYGQAGRQVFFFAVSVYGWWRWQRNRRSDAGHAAVLPRWATGRERLAMLLAAAVGTAVAYPVLAALGSWGPLPDAWILTGSLLATYGMARGWVEFWLVWIAVDAVGVPLLLRGGFYPSAAMYLVYGAFCAWGFAAWWRTSRATRPAAALPPTYTEAVA; encoded by the coding sequence ATGGGCCCGCTCGGCTGGCTCCTGGACGCCCAGGTGCAGGTGGCCGGCTCGCCGGTGCTGGTCCGGGAGATCGTCGGCAACGTGTTCGGGCTGGTCTCCGCGCTCCTCGGCCTGCGTCGGGTGGTCTGGGCCTGGCCGGTCGGCATGATCGGTAACGCGCTGCTGTTCACCGTCTTCCTCGGCGGGGTGTTCGCCACCCCGCAGGACCATGACCTCTACGGGCAGGCCGGCCGGCAGGTGTTCTTCTTCGCGGTCAGCGTCTACGGCTGGTGGCGCTGGCAACGCAACCGGCGCAGCGACGCCGGACACGCCGCGGTGCTGCCGCGCTGGGCCACCGGGCGGGAACGGCTGGCGATGCTGCTGGCCGCCGCCGTCGGCACCGCCGTGGCGTACCCGGTGCTCGCCGCACTGGGCTCCTGGGGCCCGCTGCCGGACGCCTGGATCCTCACCGGCAGCCTGCTGGCCACCTACGGCATGGCGCGCGGCTGGGTGGAGTTCTGGCTGGTCTGGATCGCGGTGGACGCCGTCGGCGTGCCACTGCTGCTGCGCGGCGGGTTCTACCCGTCGGCGGCCATGTACCTGGTCTACGGCGCATTCTGCGCCTGGGGCTTCGCCGCCTGGTGGCGCACCTCGCGTGCCACCCGGCCGGCTGCCGCACTCCCGCCCACCTACACGGAGGCCGTCGCATGA
- a CDS encoding bifunctional 3,4-dihydroxy-2-butanone-4-phosphate synthase/GTP cyclohydrolase II has protein sequence MSTFASIEQAVAEIAAGRPVVVVDDADRENEGDLIFAAELATPELLAFMVRYTSGYICVPLTESEADRLDLPPMHHTNQDRRGTAYTVTVDAREGISTGISAADRAHTIRLLADAGTDPTDLARPGHVVPLRAREGGVLRRPGHTEAAVDLTRLAGLRPAGVLCELVNDDGTMMRLPDLEKFCAEHGLTLITIADLIAYRRRNEKQVEMVAEARMPTRHGVFRALGYRAEHDPAEHVAMVLGDLGDGQDVLVRVHSECLTGDVFGSLRCDCGPQLDAALARVAREGRGVVLYVRGHEGRGIGLLHKLQAYQLQDLGRDTVDANLDLGLPADARDYGTGAQILYDLGVRSMRLLTNNPAKRAGLEGYGLTITGREGLPAGAHPENLRYLRTKRDRMGHLLDELDEVSEAPLGRPVANDEIGA, from the coding sequence ATGAGTACGTTCGCCAGCATCGAGCAGGCGGTCGCCGAGATCGCGGCCGGTCGGCCGGTCGTCGTGGTCGACGACGCCGACCGGGAGAACGAGGGCGACCTGATCTTCGCGGCAGAGCTGGCCACGCCGGAGCTGCTCGCGTTCATGGTCCGCTACACGTCCGGCTACATCTGCGTGCCGCTCACCGAGAGCGAGGCCGACCGGCTCGACCTGCCGCCGATGCACCACACCAACCAGGACCGGCGCGGCACCGCGTACACGGTGACCGTGGACGCCCGGGAGGGGATCAGCACCGGCATCTCGGCCGCTGACCGCGCGCACACCATCCGGCTGCTCGCCGACGCGGGCACCGACCCGACGGACCTGGCCCGGCCCGGGCACGTGGTGCCGCTGCGGGCCCGCGAGGGCGGCGTGCTGCGCCGGCCCGGGCACACCGAGGCGGCGGTGGACCTGACCCGGCTCGCCGGGCTGCGCCCCGCGGGCGTGCTCTGCGAACTGGTCAACGACGACGGCACCATGATGCGGTTGCCGGACCTGGAGAAGTTCTGCGCCGAGCACGGCCTCACGCTGATCACCATCGCTGACCTGATCGCGTATCGGCGGCGAAACGAGAAGCAGGTCGAGATGGTCGCCGAAGCTCGGATGCCGACCCGCCACGGGGTGTTCCGGGCGCTCGGCTACCGCGCCGAGCACGACCCGGCCGAGCACGTCGCGATGGTGCTGGGTGACCTCGGTGACGGCCAGGACGTGCTGGTCCGGGTGCACTCCGAGTGCCTCACCGGGGACGTGTTCGGCTCGCTGCGCTGCGACTGCGGGCCGCAGCTGGACGCCGCGCTGGCCCGCGTCGCACGCGAGGGCCGGGGCGTGGTGCTCTACGTGCGCGGGCACGAGGGACGCGGCATCGGGCTGCTGCACAAGCTCCAGGCGTACCAGTTGCAGGACCTGGGCCGGGACACCGTGGACGCCAACCTCGACCTGGGTCTGCCGGCCGACGCCCGGGACTACGGCACCGGCGCGCAGATCCTCTACGACCTGGGCGTGCGCTCGATGCGGCTGCTGACCAACAACCCGGCCAAGCGGGCCGGGCTGGAGGGCTACGGGTTGACGATCACCGGCCGGGAGGGGCTGCCGGCCGGCGCGCACCCGGAGAACCTGCGCTACCTGCGCACCAAGCGGGACCGGATGGGTCACCTGCTGGACGAGTTGGACGAGGTGAGCGAGGCGCCGCTGGGGCGTCCGGTCGCCAACGATGAGATCGGAGCATGA
- the ribH gene encoding 6,7-dimethyl-8-ribityllumazine synthase, translated as MAGFGEPGVDAVDAAGLTVGVVAARWHGELTDHMLERAVAAAEACGARSVVARVAGSVELPVVAQALARRCDVVVALGVVVRGATAHFDYVCRSVTDGLTRVALDEGKPVAHGVLTVETIEQARDRAGLPGSAEDKGWSATVAALDAALAVRTLARNGQRVGFSG; from the coding sequence ATGGCGGGTTTCGGTGAGCCGGGGGTCGACGCGGTGGACGCCGCGGGGCTGACCGTCGGGGTGGTGGCGGCCCGGTGGCACGGCGAGCTGACCGACCACATGCTGGAGCGGGCGGTGGCCGCCGCCGAGGCGTGCGGCGCCCGCTCCGTGGTGGCCCGGGTCGCCGGCTCGGTCGAGCTGCCGGTGGTCGCCCAGGCCCTCGCGCGCCGCTGCGACGTGGTGGTCGCACTCGGCGTGGTGGTCCGCGGCGCCACCGCGCACTTCGACTACGTCTGCCGTTCGGTCACCGACGGGCTGACCCGGGTGGCGCTGGACGAGGGCAAGCCGGTGGCGCACGGGGTGCTCACCGTGGAGACCATCGAGCAGGCCCGGGACCGGGCCGGGCTGCCCGGGTCGGCGGAGGACAAGGGTTGGTCGGCCACCGTCGCCGCGCTCGACGCCGCGCTGGCTGTCCGCACTCTTGCCCGAAACGGCCAGCGGGTCGGCTTCAGCGGCTGA
- a CDS encoding phosphoribosyl-ATP diphosphatase, with protein MKTFEELFAELQAKAAAGTPGSGTVAALDKGVHFIGKKVVEEAAESWMAAEHEGPERTAEEISQLLYQVQVLMLASGLELKDVYRHL; from the coding sequence GTGAAGACGTTCGAGGAGTTGTTCGCCGAGCTGCAGGCCAAGGCCGCCGCCGGCACCCCGGGCTCGGGCACCGTCGCCGCCCTGGACAAGGGGGTGCACTTCATCGGCAAGAAGGTCGTCGAGGAGGCGGCCGAGTCGTGGATGGCCGCCGAGCATGAGGGGCCGGAGCGCACCGCCGAGGAGATCTCCCAACTGCTCTACCAGGTGCAGGTGCTGATGCTGGCCAGCGGTCTCGAACTCAAGGACGTCTACCGACATCTGTGA
- the hisG gene encoding ATP phosphoribosyltransferase produces MLRVAIPNKGTLAEPAAQMLREAGYRQRTEPKDLVCRDESNDVEFFYLRPKDIATYVGSGDLDLGITGRDLLIDSAAPAEEVVDLVFGQATFRFAARPDDIASIRDLGGHRIATAYPGLVERHLGELGVKADVIRLDGAVENAVRLGVADVVADVVETGATLRQAGLVVFGEPLLRSSAVLVRRAGASGHAQAEQLLRRLHGVLVARRYVMLAYDVPAGLLDRASGLTPGIESPTVSPLHREGWVAVQAMVLRDDVHRIMDELYELGARAILVTNIHACRL; encoded by the coding sequence ATGCTGCGTGTCGCCATTCCCAACAAGGGCACCCTGGCCGAACCGGCCGCCCAGATGCTGCGCGAGGCGGGCTACCGCCAGCGCACCGAGCCCAAGGACCTCGTCTGCCGGGACGAGTCCAACGACGTCGAATTCTTCTACCTGCGTCCCAAGGACATCGCCACCTACGTCGGGTCCGGTGACCTCGACCTCGGGATCACCGGCCGGGACCTGCTGATCGACTCGGCCGCGCCGGCCGAGGAGGTCGTCGACCTCGTCTTCGGCCAGGCCACCTTCCGCTTCGCCGCCCGCCCCGACGACATCGCCTCGATACGCGACCTGGGCGGGCACCGCATCGCCACCGCGTACCCGGGGCTGGTCGAGCGGCACCTCGGCGAGCTGGGCGTCAAGGCCGACGTGATCCGCCTGGACGGCGCGGTGGAGAACGCCGTCCGGCTCGGCGTCGCCGACGTGGTGGCCGACGTGGTGGAGACCGGCGCCACCCTGCGCCAGGCGGGCCTCGTGGTCTTCGGCGAGCCGCTGCTGCGCTCCTCGGCGGTGCTGGTCCGCCGGGCCGGCGCGTCGGGGCACGCGCAGGCCGAGCAGTTGCTGCGCCGCCTGCACGGCGTGCTGGTGGCCCGCCGGTACGTGATGCTCGCCTACGACGTGCCGGCCGGCCTGCTGGACCGGGCCAGCGGGCTGACCCCCGGCATCGAGTCGCCCACGGTGTCGCCGCTGCACCGGGAGGGCTGGGTGGCCGTGCAGGCGATGGTGCTCCGCGACGACGTGCACCGGATCATGGACGAGCTGTACGAGCTGGGCGCCCGGGCCATCCTGGTCACCAATATCCACGCCTGCCGGCTCTGA
- a CDS encoding PH domain-containing protein: protein MSETELIRLKPRRIRVVCWSSAVALVVVFGLVATSLSGPTGDGYGSFQRGDQIAMVGLGIFGALGFLLFTRPRVEADARGVRVRNVISSYELPWEVVRGVRFDRGAPWASLELHDDDLLPMIALQAADKESAVEGVRALRRLHQAHLARLTERATGR from the coding sequence GTGAGTGAAACCGAGCTGATCCGCCTGAAGCCCCGCCGCATCCGGGTGGTCTGCTGGTCCTCGGCGGTCGCGCTGGTGGTGGTGTTCGGTCTGGTTGCCACCTCGTTGAGTGGGCCGACCGGCGACGGCTACGGCAGCTTCCAGCGCGGTGACCAGATCGCCATGGTCGGTCTGGGCATCTTCGGCGCTCTGGGCTTTCTGCTGTTCACCCGCCCTCGGGTGGAGGCTGACGCCCGTGGTGTCCGGGTGCGCAACGTCATCAGCTCGTACGAGCTGCCCTGGGAGGTCGTCCGGGGCGTCCGCTTCGACCGGGGCGCGCCCTGGGCCAGCCTGGAGCTGCACGACGACGACCTGCTGCCGATGATCGCCCTGCAGGCAGCCGACAAGGAGTCGGCCGTCGAAGGGGTCCGTGCGCTGCGGCGACTGCACCAGGCGCACCTGGCCCGCCTCACCGAGCGCGCCACCGGCCGCTGA